A genomic stretch from Bacterioplanes sanyensis includes:
- a CDS encoding type I asparaginase — protein MAVNSKRIAIIYTGGTIGMQPSEHGLVPAEGYLAQRLQQEPRLAAASVPDYELIEYSPLLDSSDMLPEHWQRIAQDVHQRYHQFDGFLVLHGTDTLAYTASALSFLLPGLDKPLIVTGSQLPLAEPHSDGHDHIVEGLMLAAKPVCAGVNVLFHHKLMPGNRVTKSSSVALGAFTAPNAAPVWVMDASSGPSPLDVKTQPGLAPQVPRLQPCRIGILTLAPGMAMSMLTHFFDQPLDAVILRSYGAGNAPQADEFLRLIRQAHEAGVVVVNLSQCDHGGVAMGTYAGGSALARAGVISGADMTLEACYTKLVVLLSHYDSVDIVRERMQLNLAGELTA, from the coding sequence ATGGCCGTGAACAGCAAGCGCATTGCAATCATATACACAGGTGGCACCATCGGTATGCAGCCCAGCGAACACGGCTTGGTGCCTGCCGAAGGCTACTTAGCGCAGCGCTTGCAACAGGAACCCAGGCTGGCGGCGGCCAGCGTTCCGGACTACGAGTTGATTGAATATTCACCGCTGCTGGACTCGTCCGACATGTTGCCGGAGCACTGGCAACGCATTGCGCAAGACGTGCATCAACGCTACCACCAGTTTGACGGTTTTCTGGTATTGCACGGTACCGATACTCTGGCCTACACCGCCTCGGCGCTGTCGTTTTTACTGCCGGGGTTGGACAAACCTTTGATCGTTACCGGCTCACAGTTGCCACTGGCTGAGCCGCACAGCGATGGCCATGATCACATTGTCGAAGGCTTGATGCTGGCGGCGAAACCCGTCTGTGCTGGGGTCAATGTGTTGTTTCACCATAAGCTGATGCCGGGTAACCGTGTGACCAAAAGCTCATCGGTGGCGCTGGGGGCCTTTACTGCGCCCAACGCAGCGCCGGTGTGGGTGATGGACGCCAGCTCCGGGCCGTCTCCGTTGGACGTCAAAACCCAGCCAGGCTTGGCGCCTCAGGTTCCGCGCTTGCAGCCGTGTCGGATCGGTATTCTGACGTTGGCCCCAGGCATGGCCATGTCAATGTTGACGCACTTCTTCGATCAACCGTTAGATGCAGTGATTTTGCGCAGCTATGGTGCGGGCAATGCGCCGCAGGCGGACGAGTTTTTGCGTTTGATTCGCCAAGCCCACGAAGCTGGGGTGGTGGTGGTGAACCTGAGCCAGTGCGATCACGGCGGGGTGGCCATGGGAACCTATGCTGGCGGCAGTGCGCTGGCGCGGGCGGGCGTTATCTCAGGTGCGGATATGACGCTGGAGGCGTGCTACACCAAGTTGGTGGTGTTGCTGAGCCACTATGACAGCGTCGATATCGTGCGCGAGCGCATGCAGCTGAATCTGGCGGGCGAATTAACCGCCTAA
- a CDS encoding MAPEG family protein yields the protein MPWLDPYQTTVLMLGLSGLLFFIQLMVADVVGILSGHTPGALVEQNHQRLLFRASRVIANSNESIGIFILFVLFGFLTSAAPEWMNRGAVVYFVGRLGHMGCYYLNLAIARSIAFAVSCVGLVILFAAGMYAWW from the coding sequence ATGCCTTGGTTAGACCCTTACCAAACCACTGTGTTAATGCTGGGGTTGAGTGGTTTGCTGTTTTTCATTCAGCTGATGGTGGCCGATGTGGTGGGAATTTTATCGGGTCATACCCCGGGTGCGCTGGTGGAGCAAAACCACCAACGCTTGTTGTTCCGTGCCAGTCGGGTGATTGCCAATAGTAATGAAAGCATCGGTATCTTTATTTTATTTGTGCTGTTTGGTTTTTTAACTTCGGCAGCACCTGAGTGGATGAATCGCGGTGCGGTGGTCTATTTTGTCGGGCGCCTTGGGCATATGGGTTGTTATTACCTTAATTTAGCAATCGCACGCAGCATCGCCTTTGCGGTGAGCTGTGTTGGGCTGGTGATACTATTCGCCGCGGGTATGTATGCTTGGTGGTAA
- a CDS encoding MarR family winged helix-turn-helix transcriptional regulator gives MDRRLFFLLNMAQHRLYSHVDRACEEALGVSAAQLAALMYIGQSPGCAHTDVGRALQLKKPAVTGLLQRMERNGLIERRQSEQDARRSELYATTAGLEKSQEAKPYLQELNSIFTNEFEPEEIDTVLRFLNFIMRRF, from the coding sequence GTGGACCGTCGTCTGTTTTTCTTGCTGAACATGGCTCAGCACCGCTTATACAGCCATGTGGATCGCGCCTGTGAAGAGGCCCTTGGCGTCAGCGCCGCGCAGCTTGCAGCTTTGATGTACATAGGCCAATCGCCCGGCTGTGCACACACGGATGTGGGCCGTGCATTGCAACTGAAAAAGCCCGCCGTCACCGGCTTGCTGCAGCGCATGGAGCGCAATGGCTTGATCGAACGACGGCAAAGCGAGCAAGACGCACGTCGCAGCGAGCTGTACGCCACCACAGCTGGGCTGGAGAAAAGTCAGGAGGCCAAGCCGTATTTGCAGGAGCTGAACAGCATCTTCACGAACGAGTTTGAACCGGAAGAAATTGACACTGTACTGCGCTTTTTAAACTTTATTATGCGGCGATTTTAA
- a CDS encoding zinc ribbon domain-containing protein YjdM, giving the protein MSYPPCPQCNSEYVYPDQSLLMCPECGFEWNPEEAAQEDATPTAKDANGTLLSEGDKITLAKDLKVKGSSLVLKIGTKAVIRRIVDGKDHQLDCKVDGAGEMMVTAQFVKKA; this is encoded by the coding sequence ATGTCCTACCCGCCCTGCCCGCAATGCAACTCTGAGTATGTGTATCCGGATCAAAGTCTGTTGATGTGCCCGGAATGTGGTTTTGAATGGAACCCAGAAGAAGCCGCACAAGAAGACGCCACACCCACCGCCAAAGACGCCAACGGCACGCTGTTGTCGGAAGGCGATAAAATCACCCTGGCCAAAGATCTGAAAGTGAAAGGCAGCTCTTTGGTGTTAAAAATTGGCACCAAAGCCGTTATTCGCCGCATCGTTGATGGCAAAGATCATCAGCTGGACTGCAAGGTCGATGGCGCCGGTGAAATGATGGTCACTGCGCAATTTGTTAAAAAAGCCTGA
- a CDS encoding alpha/beta hydrolase encodes MKALYRLIKKPFFGRFEVPWRWPKDADRNDWITVSFESHVGSPLAGLIGDARGRAKGAVVMCHPMGAAAKGFWMRYGHAELLRRAGYHVLLFDLNGFGDSESTHMEYPLDVLAAGLFMQQRYPQLPLGMLGASMGAAAGLCALSQPSHPFKAAVLESTFATLLDFWSHYPLPKLALELTMWVYPAGERRMRPILAAENIQHNPDLLMIYGSGDKYTPVAQGRSLMKPLSRTSRATLWQVDDAEHTHAYRQSPDAYAQKVVGFFDAALDGQTTEHIPTPLVVEGK; translated from the coding sequence ATGAAAGCCCTGTATCGCCTAATTAAGAAGCCCTTTTTTGGTCGCTTTGAAGTGCCCTGGCGCTGGCCAAAAGATGCCGATCGCAACGATTGGATAACCGTCAGTTTCGAGTCCCATGTGGGCTCGCCGCTAGCCGGGCTAATTGGCGATGCTCGTGGCCGCGCCAAAGGTGCCGTGGTGATGTGTCATCCCATGGGAGCTGCAGCCAAAGGCTTTTGGATGCGCTACGGCCACGCCGAATTGCTCCGCCGCGCTGGCTATCATGTGCTGTTGTTCGATCTGAACGGTTTTGGCGACAGCGAGTCCACGCATATGGAATATCCGCTGGACGTGTTGGCAGCCGGGCTGTTTATGCAACAGCGCTATCCGCAGTTACCATTGGGAATGCTCGGTGCGTCGATGGGAGCCGCCGCCGGCCTATGTGCTCTGAGCCAGCCCAGCCATCCTTTTAAAGCCGCGGTGTTGGAATCGACCTTTGCCACCTTGTTAGATTTTTGGTCGCACTACCCATTACCCAAACTGGCGCTGGAATTAACCATGTGGGTATACCCGGCGGGCGAGCGACGCATGCGCCCCATCCTGGCGGCAGAGAACATCCAACACAATCCAGACCTGTTGATGATTTATGGCAGCGGCGATAAATACACACCGGTTGCTCAGGGGCGCAGCTTAATGAAACCGCTCAGTCGCACCAGCAGAGCCACCTTGTGGCAGGTGGACGATGCCGAACACACCCACGCTTACCGCCAAAGCCCGGACGCTTATGCACAGAAAGTGGTGGGATTCTTTGATGCCGCACTGGATGGCCAGACCACGGAGCACATTCCCACGCCTTTGGTGGTTGAAGGTAAATAG
- a CDS encoding DM13 domain-containing protein → MKKLITLLLSHGLVAVFAFAAGIYTLPILIAEAPPSAALWQQREQQVVYRTAFDHQRQDSDWLHRGQGEVLVGRDFVSFQGSLSPGPDYRLYFSPEFVETEADFLRLKERMLNVGDVRSFDGFDVRFNAIDLERYNSVIVWCESMNEFITSARYR, encoded by the coding sequence TTGAAAAAGTTAATCACGCTGCTGCTGAGCCATGGCCTGGTGGCGGTATTCGCCTTTGCTGCAGGCATTTATACCCTGCCGATTTTAATAGCCGAAGCACCTCCGAGTGCAGCGCTTTGGCAGCAACGTGAGCAGCAGGTGGTGTATCGCACGGCATTTGATCATCAGCGTCAAGACAGCGACTGGCTGCATCGCGGCCAAGGTGAGGTGCTGGTAGGGCGCGATTTTGTTTCGTTTCAGGGCTCGCTGTCGCCAGGGCCAGATTATCGCTTGTATTTCTCGCCCGAGTTTGTCGAAACCGAGGCCGACTTTTTACGCTTAAAAGAGCGCATGCTGAACGTCGGTGATGTGCGCAGCTTTGACGGTTTTGATGTGCGCTTTAACGCAATCGACTTAGAGCGTTATAACAGCGTGATTGTTTGGTGTGAGTCGATGAACGAGTTTATTACTTCGGCGCGTTATCGCTAA
- a CDS encoding LysE family translocator produces the protein MSITLSLSMASFALAASISPGPVNLVSLSSGSRRQMRTGLAFVSGATLGFIALFIATGLGLHGVLVALPELAALLRWGGVLFLLYLSWQLLISSGELPGESLTNAPGFWAGALMQWLNPKAWLASASGISAYASGGDTQLLWLFAAIYAPICWVSLCCWLYAGAWLQAHIRKPERLKWLNRSLALLLLISCAALIQ, from the coding sequence ATGAGCATTACCTTGTCGCTATCCATGGCCAGCTTTGCACTCGCCGCATCCATTTCACCGGGGCCAGTCAATCTGGTGAGTTTGAGCAGCGGCAGCCGCCGTCAAATGCGCACTGGGCTGGCGTTCGTCAGCGGCGCCACACTTGGTTTTATCGCTCTGTTTATTGCCACCGGGCTTGGGTTACACGGCGTGTTGGTGGCGCTGCCGGAGCTGGCGGCTTTGCTGCGCTGGGGCGGGGTGCTCTTTCTGCTGTATCTGTCTTGGCAGTTACTGATCAGCTCAGGTGAGTTACCCGGCGAGTCGCTCACCAACGCCCCAGGTTTTTGGGCCGGTGCACTGATGCAATGGCTAAATCCCAAAGCTTGGCTGGCTTCGGCCTCCGGCATCAGCGCTTACGCCAGTGGCGGCGATACGCAATTGCTGTGGCTGTTTGCCGCGATTTATGCCCCCATATGCTGGGTTTCATTATGTTGCTGGCTGTACGCAGGGGCCTGGCTGCAGGCTCATATTCGCAAGCCCGAGCGGCTCAAGTGGCTAAACCGGTCGTTGGCTTTATTGCTGCTGATCAGCTGCGCGGCCTTAATACAGTAG
- a CDS encoding VOC family protein, producing the protein MTPAALLVHVPDIELGLDWYQRAFPTAKARFLPEFDFTVLDIGGFSLEIVQADDKVGSGKHGVVLYWLTQDWHATLKHFSDLGARLYRGPMAIENGLSMCQFEDPFGNLIGVRGRP; encoded by the coding sequence ATGACTCCGGCTGCGCTGTTAGTACATGTGCCAGATATCGAGCTGGGTCTGGACTGGTATCAACGCGCTTTTCCAACCGCCAAAGCGCGCTTTTTGCCCGAATTTGATTTTACCGTGCTGGATATCGGCGGTTTTTCATTAGAAATAGTACAAGCCGATGACAAAGTCGGCAGTGGCAAACATGGTGTAGTGCTGTATTGGTTGACACAAGACTGGCACGCCACACTCAAACACTTCAGCGACTTAGGCGCTCGTCTTTATCGCGGCCCGATGGCAATTGAAAACGGTTTGAGCATGTGCCAGTTTGAGGACCCGTTTGGCAATTTAATCGGCGTGCGCGGCAGGCCTTAA
- a CDS encoding Imm49 family immunity protein: MRRLQQFALGHLQSSIYAGQEFEFELDDTRHKVYGDQREPGINAMTWSTAFLSSWITRNEKAQQWLLSGELDSTLTADRNSDSVVADFSRLYRSLYLQQDIRDALLMASHSPTTLAGNHVWHDVVRDLYFPQLDVIATIAFEEGETRFNQAIHSALLQHHHHYTTYPDSAVPRTAISLPLMGLAALAYDRLGYHITVENRYIPAWLVKKQDWSQLTPLAEDSLRLNFPVRTRNPLEK; this comes from the coding sequence ATGCGCCGACTTCAGCAGTTTGCTTTAGGTCATCTGCAATCATCTATTTATGCCGGTCAAGAATTCGAGTTCGAGCTAGATGACACACGCCATAAAGTGTACGGAGATCAAAGAGAACCTGGCATCAATGCCATGACTTGGTCGACGGCATTTCTTAGCAGTTGGATCACACGCAACGAAAAGGCGCAGCAATGGCTATTGAGTGGCGAACTTGATTCAACCCTGACGGCCGATCGAAATAGCGACAGTGTTGTTGCCGATTTCTCTCGTCTGTATCGCTCTTTGTATTTACAGCAAGATATTCGAGATGCACTGCTCATGGCCAGTCACAGCCCAACGACGTTGGCGGGCAACCACGTATGGCACGATGTGGTCCGTGATCTGTATTTTCCACAACTGGATGTCATTGCAACCATCGCCTTCGAAGAGGGCGAAACTCGTTTTAATCAAGCCATTCATAGCGCCCTATTGCAGCATCACCACCATTACACGACCTACCCAGACTCAGCCGTGCCGAGAACCGCCATCTCACTGCCACTCATGGGCCTTGCGGCCTTGGCCTACGACCGTTTGGGTTATCACATCACCGTTGAGAATCGTTACATTCCAGCTTGGCTGGTGAAAAAGCAAGACTGGTCACAATTGACGCCTCTAGCCGAAGACAGCCTACGTCTAAACTTTCCCGTTCGCACGCGTAACCCACTGGAGAAATAA
- a CDS encoding AraC family transcriptional regulator, protein MKDQHIFWRDERLPHVELRLVREGRNVCYAPHSHEQWSMGAIINGHSSFDYRDQSFDIHAGDLVLMNPHWVHVCNPVSEAWGYWMLYIDRHWLALLRYELGTTHSAQWQDISQAVMAGPSHWFADYCDMAEALIDNNIEVLEKQSRLLEYLSALMLELAPRADACVAENPSSNRTDLTAVARILSEALSPAPTLQELAELAGCSEGHLVRSFKRQYGLAPHAYLLNARIQQARQLLRQGMSIAETALATGFSDQAHFQRVFKKLTAATPGQFVRQR, encoded by the coding sequence ATGAAAGATCAACACATTTTCTGGCGCGATGAGCGCCTGCCGCACGTTGAATTGCGCCTGGTGAGAGAAGGGCGCAACGTATGTTATGCCCCGCATAGCCATGAGCAGTGGTCGATGGGCGCAATTATTAATGGCCACAGCAGCTTTGATTATCGTGATCAGAGCTTTGATATTCACGCTGGTGATTTGGTGCTGATGAACCCCCACTGGGTGCACGTCTGTAACCCTGTGAGTGAAGCCTGGGGCTATTGGATGTTGTACATCGATCGCCATTGGCTGGCACTGTTGCGTTATGAATTGGGCACCACTCACTCAGCGCAGTGGCAGGATATTTCTCAGGCGGTGATGGCCGGTCCGTCGCATTGGTTTGCGGATTATTGCGATATGGCCGAAGCCTTGATCGACAACAATATCGAAGTGCTGGAAAAGCAGTCCCGTTTACTGGAATACCTGTCTGCATTGATGCTGGAATTGGCACCAAGGGCTGATGCCTGCGTGGCCGAAAACCCGTCAAGCAACCGGACGGATTTAACTGCAGTGGCGCGCATTTTGTCTGAAGCATTGTCGCCAGCCCCTACTTTGCAGGAGCTGGCAGAGCTGGCCGGGTGCAGCGAGGGGCATTTGGTGCGTTCCTTTAAACGCCAGTACGGCTTGGCGCCGCATGCCTATCTGCTCAATGCGCGCATCCAGCAAGCGCGACAGTTATTGCGCCAAGGGATGAGCATTGCGGAAACGGCACTGGCCACCGGTTTTAGCGATCAGGCTCATTTCCAACGGGTATTTAAAAAACTCACCGCAGCCACACCTGGGCAGTTTGTACGCCAGCGTTAA
- a CDS encoding alpha/beta fold hydrolase, with product MKEKIDIATAGGHSIVAHVFATQKTARGVCIIAPATGVGQYLYDDFALWLTKQGYHVITFDYNGMGLSVDGHVKHCRSDKLGWAKYDCSAVIDYAQQHFPQQKLIWFGHSVGGHMLGMMENSYTNRLDKIITVASGTGTWWYNSAPTKRIVWLVWYFLVPLTVPLLGYFPGKKLKVMCDLPKDVMLQWRRWCLNEDYAVGHEGDWLRERFAGVKTPMTILSFSDDEMMSPKSISDLHKFFSGAPQSAVTVHPHDVNQKAIRHIGWHRERYRELWDKFILSELPG from the coding sequence ATGAAAGAAAAAATTGACATTGCTACGGCTGGAGGACACTCCATTGTTGCTCATGTTTTTGCAACACAAAAAACAGCGCGAGGCGTTTGTATTATTGCCCCCGCCACTGGTGTCGGGCAGTATTTGTACGATGATTTTGCGTTGTGGCTGACCAAGCAAGGGTATCACGTCATTACCTTTGATTATAATGGTATGGGGCTGTCGGTGGATGGTCATGTCAAACATTGCCGCAGCGACAAGCTCGGCTGGGCCAAATACGATTGCTCAGCCGTGATAGATTACGCACAGCAGCACTTTCCGCAGCAAAAACTGATTTGGTTTGGCCATAGCGTGGGTGGGCATATGCTGGGCATGATGGAAAACAGCTATACCAACCGTCTGGATAAAATCATCACGGTGGCATCAGGTACTGGCACATGGTGGTACAACTCCGCCCCCACCAAACGCATTGTCTGGTTGGTTTGGTACTTTTTAGTCCCATTAACCGTACCTTTACTCGGCTATTTTCCCGGCAAAAAACTCAAGGTCATGTGCGATTTACCGAAAGACGTTATGCTGCAATGGCGCCGATGGTGTTTGAACGAGGACTATGCGGTGGGCCACGAAGGTGACTGGTTAAGGGAGCGTTTTGCCGGAGTAAAAACGCCCATGACGATATTGTCATTTTCCGATGATGAAATGATGTCGCCCAAGAGCATTAGCGACCTGCACAAATTTTTCAGTGGCGCCCCGCAGTCGGCAGTAACCGTTCATCCACACGACGTCAATCAAAAAGCCATACGCCATATTGGTTGGCATCGAGAGCGCTACCGCGAGTTATGGGACAAGTTCATTCTGTCTGAACTGCCAGGATAA
- a CDS encoding SGNH/GDSL hydrolase family protein encodes MKLLKLLTFTLTAGLLTACGGGSVVPDADNDQVITLGDSIFDLSNELQLNLEDYAGETFRKYTRSGAELEGGLVAPSVIEQYAQARSDNADIDTVVMNGGGNDILIPVLAMFDPYNCKTQWYQFGRLSTRCKNFIDDLYVDGVNLLNDMAGDNVEHVVYLGYYYTKNGVFPLDSLEEAVDYGNATLDRACANAVLDCQFVDPRASINDRDIILDGIHPASSGSKKLADLIWPVLQPLL; translated from the coding sequence ATGAAACTGCTAAAACTACTGACCTTTACCCTGACAGCTGGCCTGCTAACGGCCTGTGGCGGTGGTAGTGTGGTGCCCGATGCTGACAACGATCAAGTGATCACCCTGGGTGATTCGATTTTCGATTTGTCCAATGAGTTGCAGCTCAACTTAGAAGACTATGCGGGAGAGACCTTCCGTAAATACACCCGCAGTGGTGCAGAGCTGGAAGGTGGATTGGTGGCGCCGTCAGTGATTGAGCAGTATGCGCAGGCACGCTCCGACAATGCCGATATCGATACCGTGGTGATGAATGGTGGCGGTAACGACATCCTCATTCCGGTGTTGGCAATGTTTGATCCCTACAATTGCAAAACCCAGTGGTATCAATTTGGTCGTTTAAGCACGCGCTGCAAAAACTTCATCGATGATTTGTACGTCGATGGCGTTAACTTGCTCAATGATATGGCGGGGGATAACGTCGAGCACGTGGTGTACCTCGGTTATTACTACACCAAAAACGGCGTATTCCCGTTAGACAGCTTGGAGGAAGCCGTGGACTACGGCAATGCCACGCTGGACAGAGCTTGTGCCAATGCCGTGCTGGACTGCCAGTTTGTTGATCCTCGCGCCAGCATCAACGACCGCGACATCATTCTGGATGGCATTCACCCAGCATCGTCGGGCTCGAAAAAACTGGCTGATCTGATTTGGCCGGTACTGCAGCCGCTACTGTAA
- a CDS encoding antibiotic biosynthesis monooxygenase family protein, which produces MTDIAQTPPPPYYAVIFSNERTSVEQGYEDTAERMMTLAKLQPGFLGVESVRHGLGITVSYWQSLEAIRQWKQNAEHLQAQRQGREQWYDNFTIRIAKVEREYSL; this is translated from the coding sequence ATGACAGATATCGCCCAAACTCCGCCGCCGCCCTATTACGCGGTGATATTCAGCAATGAACGCACCAGCGTTGAGCAAGGCTATGAAGACACCGCCGAGCGCATGATGACATTGGCAAAGCTGCAGCCTGGCTTTTTAGGGGTAGAGTCGGTGCGCCATGGTTTAGGCATTACTGTGTCTTATTGGCAAAGTCTGGAAGCCATTCGTCAGTGGAAGCAAAATGCAGAACACCTACAAGCCCAGCGCCAAGGCCGTGAACAGTGGTATGACAACTTCACCATAAGAATTGCCAAGGTTGAACGCGAATATAGCCTTTAA
- a CDS encoding GlxA family transcriptional regulator, giving the protein MKVCIVLLPYCSSMSVAAAMEFFEVANALSAYAQQSTDEPVFQVSTASPDGQAVMSSGGLSLQAQYSFAQVDECDLVLIPGFLFKVTPLLAQLQSVVPWLQQRYEQGSYIASMCTGAFVSAAAGLLDGKQASTHWLFVDKFRQLYPAVKLRPEKAVTDDQRVMCSGGATTGGDLLLYIVRKFCSPQLALECSKKMLMDSGERQQTAYASEQFRRQHDDPEVQRVQLWLEQHCHQAIVLDDVATQFGFSSRNFVRRFRLATGAPPVQYLQNLRLEKARLLLETTRISFEKITLQVGYEDSNSFRRLFKQRVGLSPAQYRQKFLLN; this is encoded by the coding sequence ATGAAGGTATGTATTGTGCTGTTGCCCTATTGCTCGTCGATGAGCGTGGCGGCAGCGATGGAATTTTTCGAAGTGGCGAATGCGTTGTCAGCTTACGCTCAGCAGAGCACAGATGAGCCGGTGTTTCAGGTGAGCACGGCGTCGCCAGACGGTCAGGCGGTGATGTCCAGTGGCGGCTTGTCGCTGCAAGCGCAGTACAGTTTTGCTCAAGTAGATGAGTGTGACCTGGTGCTGATCCCTGGCTTCTTGTTTAAGGTCACACCGCTGCTCGCGCAGTTGCAGTCGGTGGTGCCTTGGCTGCAGCAGCGCTATGAGCAGGGTAGCTACATCGCCAGCATGTGCACCGGTGCGTTTGTCAGTGCTGCAGCGGGTTTGCTGGATGGGAAACAAGCGAGTACGCACTGGCTGTTTGTGGATAAGTTCCGTCAGTTGTACCCAGCAGTAAAACTGCGCCCGGAAAAAGCCGTGACCGACGACCAACGGGTGATGTGCTCGGGCGGGGCCACCACCGGCGGTGATTTGTTGCTCTACATAGTGCGCAAGTTCTGCTCGCCGCAGCTGGCGTTAGAGTGCTCAAAGAAAATGCTGATGGACAGTGGTGAGCGCCAGCAAACGGCGTATGCCAGTGAGCAGTTTCGACGCCAGCACGATGACCCCGAGGTACAGCGGGTGCAGTTGTGGCTGGAGCAGCATTGCCACCAAGCCATCGTATTAGACGATGTTGCAACGCAGTTTGGTTTTAGCAGCCGCAATTTTGTCCGCCGTTTCCGTCTCGCGACCGGGGCGCCACCGGTGCAGTACTTGCAGAACCTGCGGCTGGAAAAAGCACGATTATTGTTGGAAACCACGCGCATTTCATTTGAGAAAATCACTCTGCAAGTTGGCTACGAAGACAGCAACTCGTTTCGTCGATTGTTTAAGCAACGTGTGGGTTTATCGCCAGCGCAATATCGGCAAAAGTTTCTGCTCAACTGA
- a CDS encoding thioredoxin family protein yields MKYLICLAALIFSIAATAQSYRYNPDADVEALLANSTQLAQQQHKQILIVFGSEWCPDCRSFNKKLAEEPLASTVQQRYIVMHVDIGHWDKNMEFTQRFGDPVGKGIPSIAIIDAQQKLRYVAEGGEFASARHSKVTSINDWFVALDDTVAGAVSASE; encoded by the coding sequence ATGAAATATCTCATTTGTTTAGCCGCTCTGATATTTAGCATTGCAGCAACGGCGCAGAGCTATCGTTACAACCCCGATGCAGATGTCGAGGCACTGCTGGCAAACAGCACTCAATTGGCGCAACAGCAGCACAAGCAAATCCTGATTGTATTCGGTTCTGAGTGGTGCCCAGATTGCCGTAGTTTTAATAAAAAACTCGCCGAAGAGCCGTTAGCCAGTACAGTTCAGCAGCGCTACATCGTTATGCATGTGGACATTGGTCACTGGGATAAAAACATGGAATTTACCCAGCGTTTTGGCGACCCGGTGGGTAAAGGCATTCCTTCCATTGCCATTATCGACGCACAACAAAAGTTGCGCTACGTGGCTGAAGGCGGCGAATTTGCCTCCGCGCGCCATTCAAAAGTGACGTCCATTAACGATTGGTTTGTTGCCTTGGACGACACCGTCGCAGGCGCGGTGTCTGCCAGCGAATAA
- a CDS encoding ABC transporter ATP-binding protein, with product MLRINQLNKSFDQPDGKVSVLQQASLQLEAGQSAALLGESGSGKSTLLHLIAGLDRADGGEIWLQEQPLHQFSDEQFNQLRRTQLSLIFQQYHLVPTLTVFDNLSLQARLSGHLDDDFRQHLIATLGLGPLLKRLPQQLSGGQQQRVAIARSLLHRPALVLADEPTGNLDENTSQQVMQLLSQLVRDNGSSLLMVTHSPAMAAYCDHSWRLHHGRLHAEPSA from the coding sequence ATGCTGCGTATTAACCAACTGAATAAAAGCTTTGATCAACCCGACGGCAAGGTCAGCGTGTTGCAGCAAGCATCGCTGCAGCTAGAAGCTGGCCAATCGGCGGCATTGCTGGGCGAAAGCGGCAGCGGTAAAAGCACACTATTGCACTTAATTGCTGGTTTAGATCGCGCCGATGGCGGTGAAATTTGGCTGCAAGAGCAACCACTACATCAGTTTAGTGATGAGCAATTTAATCAATTGCGCCGCACTCAACTCAGCCTGATTTTTCAGCAATATCATCTGGTCCCGACCCTCACTGTGTTCGATAACCTGTCTCTGCAAGCGCGCTTAAGCGGCCACCTTGACGATGACTTTCGCCAGCACCTCATTGCAACACTTGGCTTAGGGCCGCTACTAAAACGCTTGCCGCAGCAGCTGTCCGGAGGCCAACAACAGCGCGTGGCCATCGCCCGCAGCCTGCTGCACCGCCCTGCTTTGGTATTGGCCGATGAACCCACCGGCAATCTGGATGAAAACACCAGCCAGCAAGTGATGCAGCTGCTCAGTCAGTTGGTGCGCGATAACGGCAGCAGTTTGCTGATGGTCACCCACAGCCCAGCCATGGCCGCCTATTGTGATCACAGCTGGCGTCTGCACCATGGCCGTTTACACGCCGAGCCATCAGCGTGA